A genomic stretch from Anaerococcus mediterraneensis includes:
- a CDS encoding energy-coupling factor transporter ATPase: MKIEIKNVDYIYNQGLPDEVYALKDVNLEINSKEIIGLIGQTGSGKSTLVQLLNGLLIPSNGDVIIDGVNSKDKSKRKEARFKVGLVFQYPEHQLFEETIVKDIGFGPKNMGLKKEEIDKKVRDAMEKVGLDYEKYKDVSPFEISGGQQRRVAVAGILSMEPKVLVLDELTAGLDPVGRHEIFSEILDIYNKDDELTIVLVSHSMEDVAEYVDRVIVMHQGEVFSDKPTYETFTEVDLESIGLDVPQITKFMRAYKEKNPEIDDRIYTVDKAVDELYKKLGGKNG, encoded by the coding sequence ATGAAAATAGAGATTAAAAATGTTGATTATATCTACAACCAGGGCCTGCCTGATGAGGTTTATGCCCTGAAAGATGTAAATTTAGAGATTAATTCCAAAGAGATCATAGGTCTTATTGGTCAGACTGGATCAGGTAAATCAACCTTGGTCCAACTTCTAAATGGACTTTTGATCCCATCAAATGGCGATGTCATTATTGATGGGGTAAATTCTAAGGATAAGTCCAAAAGAAAAGAAGCTAGGTTTAAGGTGGGACTTGTTTTTCAGTACCCAGAACACCAGCTTTTTGAAGAAACTATAGTCAAAGACATAGGCTTTGGTCCAAAGAATATGGGGCTTAAAAAAGAAGAGATTGACAAAAAAGTTAGAGATGCTATGGAAAAGGTCGGTCTTGATTATGAAAAATACAAGGATGTTTCTCCCTTTGAAATCTCTGGAGGTCAGCAAAGAAGGGTAGCTGTTGCAGGAATTTTGTCAATGGAGCCAAAAGTCTTGGTTTTAGATGAGCTTACAGCAGGACTTGACCCAGTAGGACGCCATGAGATTTTCTCAGAAATTTTAGATATTTATAATAAAGATGATGAGCTGACCATAGTTTTGGTTAGCCATTCTATGGAGGATGTGGCAGAGTATGTTGACAGGGTCATAGTTATGCACCAGGGAGAGGTTTTTTCTGATAAGCCTACCTATGAGACCTTTACAGAAGTAGACCTAGAATCAATCGGTCTTGATGTGCCACAGATAACTAAATTTATGAGAGCCTATAAAGAGAAAAATCCAGAAATTGATGATAGGATTTATACAGTTGACAAGGCTGTTGATGAGCTTTATAAAAAACTAGGGGGCAAAAATGGCTAA
- a CDS encoding energy-coupling factor transporter ATPase: MIKIDNITYAYPGVDEKESEVKAIDGLSIDIEKGDFVAILGHNGSGKSTLGKLLNAQIKPSSGDIKIDGISVLDEDSEWEIRKKCSMVFQNPDNQMVATTVEDEVAFGPENLQIQHPELRERVDSALEQVGMIKYKKRSPSNLSGGQKQRVSIAGVIAMMSDYIIFDEPTAMLDPQGRKDVIELIKSLNKDYGKTIIYVTHYMEEAVLADKIVVLDKGKKALEGSAREVFSQVDQMKKLGLTVPQVTEVAYSLQQKGIEIDSLPLTIEEFLESI, from the coding sequence ATGATAAAAATTGATAATATAACCTACGCCTATCCTGGTGTAGATGAAAAAGAAAGCGAAGTAAAGGCGATTGATGGCCTATCTATTGATATAGAAAAGGGTGACTTTGTAGCCATCCTTGGCCACAATGGTTCTGGAAAATCAACCCTGGGCAAATTATTAAATGCCCAGATAAAACCAAGCTCAGGTGATATAAAAATTGATGGTATATCAGTCCTTGATGAGGATAGTGAGTGGGAGATTAGAAAAAAATGTTCCATGGTTTTTCAAAATCCAGATAATCAAATGGTTGCAACCACAGTAGAAGATGAAGTTGCCTTTGGACCAGAAAATTTGCAAATACAGCATCCTGAGCTTAGGGAGAGGGTAGATTCTGCTCTAGAACAAGTAGGGATGATAAAATACAAAAAAAGAAGCCCATCAAATTTGTCAGGTGGGCAAAAACAAAGAGTTTCTATAGCAGGGGTCATAGCTATGATGAGTGATTATATAATTTTTGACGAACCAACAGCTATGCTAGATCCCCAAGGCAGGAAGGATGTCATAGAACTTATAAAAAGTTTGAATAAAGACTATGGCAAGACAATAATCTATGTAACCCACTATATGGAAGAAGCTGTTCTAGCTGACAAGATAGTAGTCCTTGATAAGGGCAAAAAAGCCTTGGAAGGTAGTGCTAGGGAGGTTTTCTCCCAAGTAGACCAGATGAAAAAACTAGGTCTAACAGTACCACAGGTGACAGAAGTTGCCTACAGCCTACAGCAAAAGGGTATAGAAATTGACAGCCTACCCCTAACTATAGAGGAGTTTTTAGAGAGCATATGA
- a CDS encoding L,D-transpeptidase family protein produces the protein MVIAILILVIIYLIVTVIFSFIALPNTSINGKDISFASKEEALGKPIESFSINIKGRDNKEMTLNLKDIDYQASIPAEASIDQNPLLWPAAFLNLYRDDLKFDYNIKYDEKKLEDEIKSSSLMNKVVEPKDASLKFEDGNFKIIKEVMGNKIDQAKINETIKDAIYNHQEEIVLSDKDYVNPKVKNNSKELAHLLADGKTIEKLNIGFNFNGFDFKLAGSELMDMFDTSGEHFELNYEKLTDYVKYLAEETNTYGKNRTFNATGIGKITVNPGVYGFILDVPKTVDKVYELVNNRKSGDIEPVYERTGLARYSDGGDLGNTYVEVDLSRQYMWFYLDGSLIFETSIVSGLPNTRKWATNVGVGSILSKAANQTLRGDNFDGLSRYETDVKFWMPIGWDGEGFHDAPWRGGAFGGGIYFSNGSHGCINMPPALAGKLFELAPHNTPVVVYESSTNYSSAMSY, from the coding sequence TTGGTCATAGCCATTCTTATATTAGTAATAATTTATTTGATTGTAACTGTGATATTTTCATTCATAGCCCTACCAAATACTTCTATAAATGGCAAGGATATATCCTTTGCCTCAAAAGAAGAAGCTTTGGGCAAACCTATAGAAAGTTTTTCTATAAATATAAAGGGCAGGGACAACAAGGAAATGACCCTAAACCTCAAAGATATAGACTACCAAGCTAGCATACCAGCTGAGGCATCTATAGACCAAAATCCTTTGCTTTGGCCAGCAGCATTTTTAAATCTTTATAGGGATGATTTGAAATTTGACTACAACATAAAATATGATGAGAAAAAATTAGAAGATGAAATCAAATCTTCATCTCTGATGAACAAGGTTGTTGAGCCAAAAGATGCCAGCCTAAAATTTGAAGATGGTAATTTTAAAATCATAAAAGAAGTTATGGGCAACAAAATAGATCAAGCTAAAATCAATGAGACAATAAAAGATGCGATCTATAACCACCAAGAAGAAATAGTCCTAAGTGATAAAGACTATGTAAATCCAAAGGTAAAAAATAATTCTAAAGAGCTTGCCCACCTTTTGGCAGACGGTAAGACTATAGAAAAGCTAAATATAGGTTTTAATTTCAATGGTTTTGATTTTAAACTTGCCGGCAGCGAACTTATGGATATGTTTGATACTAGTGGCGAACATTTTGAGTTAAACTATGAAAAATTAACTGACTATGTCAAATACCTGGCAGAAGAGACTAATACCTACGGGAAAAATAGGACCTTCAATGCCACAGGCATAGGAAAGATTACAGTCAACCCTGGAGTCTATGGTTTTATCCTTGATGTGCCAAAGACAGTTGACAAGGTATACGAACTTGTAAATAATAGAAAATCTGGTGACATAGAGCCTGTTTATGAGAGGACAGGCCTTGCTAGATATTCTGACGGGGGCGATTTGGGCAACACCTATGTAGAGGTAGACCTATCTAGACAATATATGTGGTTTTACCTAGATGGAAGTTTGATTTTTGAAACATCCATAGTTTCTGGTCTTCCAAATACAAGAAAATGGGCAACCAATGTTGGAGTTGGGTCTATTCTTTCTAAAGCTGCAAATCAAACCCTAAGGGGAGATAATTTTGACGGGCTATCAAGATATGAAACAGATGTCAAATTTTGGATGCCAATTGGTTGGGATGGAGAAGGCTTCCATGATGCGCCTTGGAGGGGCGGAGCCTTTGGTGGAGGTATATATTTTTCAAACGGATCTCACGGCTGTATAAATATGCCACCAGCACTTGCAGGAAAACTTTTTGAGCTAGCTCCTCACAATACTCCAGTTGTAGTTTATGAATCAAGCACAAACTACTCTTCAGCAATGTCATATTAG
- a CDS encoding class I SAM-dependent RNA methyltransferase, with protein sequence MRKILITTGFGLESLVKFQLRDLGYQDFTISDGMISLDAGLSDIGKLNINLRHADRVYLVVDEFKAFDFDQLYEGVKKISWEEILGRDSNFIVNARTYKSKLFSIRSIQSISEKAIIDKLSKSYGQRHFSKSAERVKIEIMLDKNMATVTIDTSGDGLHKRGYREDSVKAPLRENIAAALVDLSFYNPDRFLLDGFCGSGTILIEAARRARNIAPGIDRDFDFTKFKFIDPKTYKDAKKEALGMIDYSKKLNILGSDISGRAISLAKQNAINAGVGEDISFITRDFENVAIKDDYGVFISNPPYGMRLSENNLDEIYKKLNNKLAKMDTWSMYFITADEKFDKKFKRKLSKKRKLYNGGQKVDFYQYFGKKPS encoded by the coding sequence ATGAGAAAAATACTAATTACCACTGGTTTTGGTCTGGAAAGTTTGGTAAAATTTCAGCTAAGAGATTTAGGCTACCAGGATTTTACAATCAGTGATGGGATGATAAGCCTAGATGCAGGCTTATCTGATATAGGAAAACTAAATATTAACCTGAGGCATGCAGACAGGGTTTACCTTGTTGTAGATGAGTTTAAGGCTTTTGATTTTGACCAGCTCTATGAGGGAGTCAAAAAAATAAGCTGGGAGGAAATACTAGGCAGGGATAGCAATTTTATAGTAAATGCTAGGACCTATAAGTCCAAATTATTTTCTATCAGGTCTATCCAGTCCATAAGTGAGAAGGCAATTATAGATAAATTATCAAAGTCCTACGGCCAAAGGCACTTTTCAAAAAGTGCTGAGAGGGTTAAGATAGAGATAATGCTAGATAAAAACATGGCCACTGTGACCATTGATACATCTGGAGATGGGCTTCATAAAAGAGGCTATAGGGAGGATTCTGTAAAGGCACCTCTTAGAGAAAATATAGCAGCAGCCCTTGTTGACCTGTCTTTTTATAATCCAGATAGATTTTTGCTAGATGGTTTCTGTGGGTCAGGGACTATACTGATAGAAGCAGCAAGGCGTGCTAGAAATATAGCTCCAGGTATTGATAGGGATTTTGATTTTACAAAATTTAAATTTATAGATCCAAAAACCTATAAAGATGCAAAAAAAGAAGCCTTGGGGATGATTGACTACTCCAAAAAACTAAATATTTTGGGATCTGATATTTCTGGTAGGGCCATAAGTCTCGCCAAACAAAATGCTATAAATGCTGGTGTTGGTGAGGATATATCTTTTATAACTAGGGATTTTGAAAATGTAGCTATAAAAGATGATTATGGGGTATTCATCTCAAACCCACCCTATGGCATGAGGCTATCAGAAAATAACCTAGATGAGATCTATAAAAAGCTCAACAATAAATTAGCAAAAATGGACACTTGGTCCATGTATTTTATCACTGCTGATGAGAAATTCGACAAGAAGTTTAAGAGAAAACTTTCCAAAAAAAGAAAGTTGTATAATGGTGGCCAAAAAGTGGATTTTTACCAATATTTTGGCAAAAAACCTAGTTAG
- a CDS encoding S9 family peptidase has protein sequence MKYIYSEIQKADGIIMRGVINTPDDFDPNKKYPTVIIYHGFGGDRNGSTTFRIQHARYLTERGYVVVRFDFSGSGESDGSFYDMTVSRELKEAEMIHDFTKMKYFVDKDRLYWIGHSLGGVIATILAYKLKPKAMVLLAPASDMNNKDYLKVMAKTLFEGEAARQSTVGSHKSYDEMIEKIEDVDTGGMKINKKFLIDFILKDIYGPAKKYDGKVLILRGTDDTLVFRDANEKLEKAFPNAKYEEIEGADHSFRNEDLRKIVFEKSYEFFENL, from the coding sequence ATGAAATATATTTATTCAGAAATCCAAAAAGCAGATGGGATTATAATGAGGGGTGTTATAAATACTCCTGATGATTTTGATCCAAACAAAAAATATCCAACGGTCATAATCTATCATGGTTTTGGAGGTGATAGGAATGGTTCGACAACCTTTAGGATCCAACACGCCAGATACCTAACCGAAAGAGGATATGTAGTTGTAAGATTTGATTTTTCTGGATCAGGAGAATCAGATGGGAGCTTTTATGACATGACAGTAAGCCGTGAGCTAAAAGAGGCAGAGATGATCCACGATTTTACAAAGATGAAATACTTTGTAGACAAGGACAGGCTCTACTGGATTGGCCACTCCCTAGGTGGTGTTATAGCAACAATCTTAGCCTACAAACTAAAACCAAAGGCAATGGTTCTTTTGGCTCCAGCTAGCGATATGAATAACAAGGACTACCTAAAGGTAATGGCCAAAACTCTCTTTGAGGGAGAAGCTGCAAGACAAAGTACAGTAGGTTCCCACAAGTCCTATGATGAAATGATAGAAAAAATCGAGGATGTAGATACTGGTGGGATGAAGATCAATAAAAAATTCCTCATTGACTTTATCCTAAAAGATATATATGGTCCAGCCAAAAAATATGATGGCAAGGTTTTAATCCTAAGGGGTACAGATGATACACTTGTATTTAGGGATGCCAATGAAAAACTAGAAAAAGCCTTCCCTAATGCAAAATATGAGGAGATAGAAGGAGCAGACCACTCCTTTAGAAACGAAGATTTGAGAAAGATAGTTTTTGAAAAATCATATGAATTTTTTGAAAATCTATAA
- a CDS encoding NAD(P)/FAD-dependent oxidoreductase — MKDYDIIVVGAGAAGAFLAYELTKLETKKKVLIIDGGRKVENRTCPITDGKVDHCIGCKPCNIMYGFGGAGTLSDGKYNITTNFGGDLHMYIGEEKAMELMEYVDSVLMDFDGGDDLSLYSTDKNDLKTKCLRHDLHLLDAKVRHFGTDRNKIILKRMYDYVKDTIDFEFSTMVEDVEYENGRYIVKTNKGEEFSADDLVLAAGRSGSKWIGDVCDKFGIESKRNRVDIGLRIEVPAEVFKHITDDVYEAKIMYQTKQYNDIVRTFCMNPYGHVVTENTNGILTVNGHSFTDPKLQSNNTNFALLVTNRFTEPFKDSNEYGESIAKLSNMLGGGVLMQRFGDLIKGRRSSDRRMAKSFTKPTMNATPGDLSLVMPKRQLDDIIEMIYQLDKIAPGMANDDTLLYGIEVKFYNSEIEVDENFESTQKGLYCIGDGSGATHSLSQASACGIEVARVLA; from the coding sequence ATGAAAGATTACGACATAATTGTAGTAGGAGCAGGTGCAGCGGGAGCTTTTCTTGCTTATGAATTGACAAAACTAGAAACAAAAAAGAAAGTTTTGATCATTGACGGTGGTAGAAAAGTAGAAAACAGGACTTGTCCTATAACAGATGGCAAGGTTGACCATTGTATAGGATGCAAACCATGCAATATAATGTATGGATTTGGTGGTGCAGGTACACTTTCTGACGGCAAATACAATATAACAACAAACTTTGGTGGAGACCTCCACATGTACATAGGCGAAGAAAAAGCCATGGAGCTGATGGAATATGTAGACAGCGTCCTAATGGATTTTGATGGTGGAGATGACCTAAGTTTATATTCTACAGATAAAAATGACCTAAAGACAAAATGTCTAAGACACGATCTGCATTTATTAGATGCTAAAGTTCGTCATTTTGGTACAGATAGGAACAAGATAATCCTTAAAAGGATGTATGATTATGTCAAAGATACAATAGACTTTGAGTTTTCTACAATGGTTGAGGATGTAGAATACGAAAATGGCAGATATATAGTAAAAACCAACAAGGGCGAGGAATTTTCGGCTGATGATTTAGTTCTTGCGGCAGGAAGATCTGGATCTAAGTGGATAGGCGATGTTTGCGATAAGTTTGGTATAGAATCAAAGAGAAACAGGGTTGATATAGGATTAAGGATAGAAGTGCCAGCTGAAGTCTTTAAACATATTACAGATGATGTTTATGAAGCAAAAATCATGTACCAAACCAAACAGTACAACGATATAGTCAGAACCTTTTGTATGAATCCTTATGGCCATGTAGTAACAGAAAATACAAATGGGATTTTGACAGTAAATGGCCATTCCTTTACTGATCCAAAACTCCAATCAAATAATACAAACTTTGCACTCTTGGTTACAAATAGGTTCACAGAGCCATTTAAAGACTCAAACGAATATGGTGAATCTATAGCCAAACTATCAAATATGCTTGGCGGTGGAGTTTTGATGCAAAGATTTGGAGACCTTATCAAGGGCCGCCGTTCATCAGATAGGAGAATGGCAAAATCATTTACCAAACCAACCATGAATGCAACACCTGGAGACCTTTCCCTAGTCATGCCAAAAAGACAACTAGATGATATTATAGAGATGATCTACCAGCTCGATAAAATAGCACCAGGTATGGCAAATGACGATACACTTTTATATGGCATAGAGGTTAAATTCTACAACTCAGAGATAGAAGTAGACGAGAATTTTGAATCCACACAAAAAGGCCTATATTGTATAGGTGATGGTTCAGGTGCGACCCACTCCCTATCCCAGGCATCAGCTTGTGGTATAGAAGTGGCGAGGGTATTAGCATAA
- a CDS encoding AzlC family ABC transporter permease translates to MKKAFKKALPYTVPVIIGYIFLGITFGIMTTQSGLKPIFAPLMSLTIYAGSMQFIILPLLKTNISVIAIIILTLSVNIRMMFYGISLINEFKNSRSKFLFILTLSDETFALDTSIKAPKDVKKSDFFLAIGIINYLVWAIASYIGAILGNLITFNTMGMDFVLTALFLVLLVEQYRSTNNHAPLKLGLAISIVSLLIFRPGRFMIPALLLIVLSLYGLRERIEAIHD, encoded by the coding sequence ATGAAAAAAGCATTTAAAAAAGCCCTCCCCTACACAGTCCCCGTTATAATCGGCTACATATTTTTGGGGATCACCTTTGGTATTATGACTACCCAAAGTGGCTTGAAACCAATTTTTGCTCCGCTGATGAGCCTTACAATCTATGCAGGATCAATGCAGTTTATTATCCTGCCCCTTTTAAAAACTAACATATCAGTCATAGCTATTATAATTTTGACCCTGTCAGTCAATATCAGGATGATGTTTTATGGGATAAGCCTTATCAACGAATTTAAAAATTCTAGGTCTAAATTTTTATTTATCCTAACCCTATCTGATGAGACCTTTGCCCTAGATACTTCTATCAAAGCCCCAAAGGATGTCAAAAAATCTGATTTCTTTTTGGCAATCGGTATCATAAATTATCTTGTTTGGGCCATAGCTTCTTATATTGGTGCTATTTTAGGCAATCTCATCACCTTCAATACAATGGGTATGGATTTTGTCTTGACAGCCCTATTTTTAGTACTTTTAGTTGAGCAATACAGGTCAACTAACAACCACGCACCACTCAAACTAGGACTTGCTATTTCTATAGTGTCCCTGCTTATCTTTAGGCCAGGACGCTTCATGATCCCAGCTTTGCTGCTAATAGTTTTAAGTCTATATGGACTTAGAGAAAGAATCGAGGCTATCCATGACTAG
- a CDS encoding branched-chain amino acid transporter permease: MTRTLILILTSTITTFLIRSTPFLFFSKKEMPDLIRYFGKYLPFALMPLLVIFALRNIDVTVYPYGLAEIIASLAVIILHLKFRKLFLSISIGTFVYMILIQLVFI; the protein is encoded by the coding sequence ATGACTAGGACATTGATTTTAATACTTACATCTACAATTACAACTTTTTTGATCAGGTCAACTCCATTTTTATTTTTTTCAAAAAAAGAAATGCCTGATCTGATCAGATATTTCGGCAAATACCTACCTTTTGCCCTCATGCCGCTTTTGGTAATCTTTGCCCTTAGAAATATAGATGTGACTGTCTACCCATACGGACTGGCAGAAATCATCGCAAGCCTAGCTGTTATAATCCTTCATCTAAAGTTTAGAAAACTCTTTTTATCAATATCTATAGGCACTTTTGTCTATATGATATTAATTCAATTAGTTTTTATCTAA
- a CDS encoding phosphoenolpyruvate carboxykinase: MKKEINISKNKAVINFSKAYFNNVDDLLKSQGFFDVICSFVSFHKENQTKIYTYLEKFFRSSDINQLSSEIRDITKILTVMSLDEISEKINKYHDLDKERAAIIRVVEDIYDYWRKLERYSIIEQSDYDRGIEVENFLSANIRFKELILEIYRKAEVSVTGQRPKVYRQVPAGANASMIVKNFEIDYPEDYAYLNEIPFLTKVIIETPYITYTKSNKRDGYFEEVFENPITNLDIDTDEFLCYPAKVGDNLVYIYFHQDLITHGISASNLFDLADENEITSSKPDAIYVFGGENSKDQNVFYEDKNGLLIGYCNYTDAKDYFGYLKKMCLTLSNIISMKKSYLPIHGAGVNIVLQNGKSANVVILGDSGAGKSESIEAFRALAKDYIKDMTVIFDDMGTFRLKEDKVMAYGTEIGAFVRLDDLDAGYAFKQIDRSIFMNPDKINARLIMPVADYSQIMEGYEVDFFLYANNYDKLEKDQKSINFLSDKKQAIEVFKRGARLAKGTTTEKGLVESYFANPFGPYQKQEACNKLIDKYFDKLFENKKKVGVIRTQLGIEGMETDGPLKSARELFEIIKAL, from the coding sequence ATGAAAAAAGAAATCAATATATCAAAGAACAAAGCGGTTATAAACTTTTCTAAAGCTTACTTCAACAATGTTGATGACCTACTCAAAAGCCAAGGTTTTTTTGATGTCATCTGCTCTTTTGTAAGCTTCCACAAGGAAAACCAAACAAAAATCTACACATATTTGGAGAAATTTTTCAGATCTTCTGACATAAACCAACTTTCTAGCGAAATCAGAGATATAACAAAAATCCTCACAGTGATGAGTCTAGATGAAATATCTGAAAAGATAAACAAATACCACGACCTAGACAAAGAAAGAGCTGCCATTATAAGGGTTGTAGAAGACATCTACGACTATTGGAGAAAGCTTGAAAGATATTCCATAATTGAGCAATCTGACTATGACAGGGGTATAGAGGTGGAAAACTTCCTGTCAGCTAATATAAGGTTTAAAGAACTAATCCTTGAGATCTATAGAAAAGCAGAAGTCTCTGTTACAGGCCAAAGACCAAAAGTCTACAGGCAAGTCCCAGCTGGTGCAAACGCATCAATGATAGTCAAAAATTTTGAGATTGATTATCCAGAAGACTATGCCTACCTAAATGAAATACCATTTTTGACCAAGGTTATAATCGAAACTCCTTATATAACCTACACAAAATCAAACAAAAGAGATGGATACTTCGAGGAAGTTTTTGAAAACCCAATTACAAACCTAGACATAGATACAGATGAATTTTTATGCTACCCAGCCAAGGTCGGGGACAATTTAGTCTATATATATTTCCACCAAGACCTGATTACTCACGGGATTTCTGCATCAAACCTTTTTGACCTAGCAGATGAAAATGAGATCACAAGCTCAAAACCTGATGCAATCTATGTATTTGGTGGAGAAAATAGCAAAGATCAAAACGTATTTTATGAAGATAAAAACGGACTTTTGATAGGCTATTGCAACTATACTGATGCCAAAGATTATTTTGGCTACCTTAAAAAAATGTGCCTAACACTATCAAATATCATTTCCATGAAAAAATCTTACCTGCCTATCCACGGTGCTGGTGTCAATATAGTTTTGCAAAATGGCAAATCAGCCAATGTTGTAATCCTAGGAGATTCTGGTGCAGGCAAGAGTGAATCAATCGAAGCCTTTAGGGCCCTTGCCAAAGATTATATCAAGGATATGACTGTTATCTTTGACGATATGGGGACCTTTAGACTAAAAGAGGATAAGGTAATGGCATACGGTACAGAAATCGGCGCCTTTGTAAGACTAGATGATTTGGATGCAGGCTATGCTTTCAAACAAATAGATAGGTCCATTTTTATGAACCCAGACAAGATAAATGCAAGGCTTATAATGCCAGTTGCTGATTATAGCCAAATAATGGAAGGCTACGAAGTTGACTTCTTCCTCTATGCAAATAACTATGACAAGCTTGAAAAAGATCAAAAATCAATCAACTTTTTATCTGATAAAAAACAAGCCATAGAAGTTTTTAAAAGAGGAGCAAGACTAGCAAAGGGTACAACCACAGAAAAAGGCCTTGTAGAGTCCTACTTTGCAAATCCTTTTGGTCCTTACCAAAAACAAGAAGCCTGCAACAAGCTAATAGATAAGTATTTCGACAAACTTTTTGAAAACAAAAAGAAAGTAGGAGTCATCAGAACCCAGCTTGGTATAGAAGGCATGGAAACAGACGGCCCACTAAAATCAGCCAGGGAACTTTTTGAAATAATAAAGGCCCTTTAA